From Candidatus Sphingomonas colombiensis, one genomic window encodes:
- a CDS encoding helix-turn-helix transcriptional regulator, with protein sequence MKHGELRAGGAVLTGDAARAPVVQTLGREVEICSQNGWVDGIDQRTIIMSHAHASWRTPGVYILQGLLFMAIQDDTVSLEGMLDIRDRLREAVTRTGARQVEVARRAGITPQRLSNYLQRGTLPDVETLVRLAQATGVSTDYLLGLSDSGPVEITPIVNRLLELEGLSADRVALISDAVQEALRILIALPNEGDALLRSRMAAQTAWHSQVGSKPN encoded by the coding sequence GTGAAGCATGGCGAGCTGCGCGCAGGCGGCGCGGTACTCACCGGGGATGCCGCGCGTGCGCCAGTTGTGCAGACGCTGGGGCGTGAGGTCGAAATTTGTTCGCAAAATGGCTGGGTCGATGGCATCGATCAGCGCACTATCATCATGTCGCATGCTCATGCGTCATGGCGTACACCGGGGGTGTATATTCTTCAAGGCCTATTATTTATGGCAATACAAGATGACACCGTCTCCCTAGAAGGGATGCTGGATATTCGCGATAGATTGAGAGAGGCGGTCACGCGCACTGGCGCCCGCCAGGTCGAAGTGGCCCGACGCGCGGGGATCACGCCCCAGCGCCTAAGCAACTACCTTCAACGCGGGACGTTGCCGGACGTTGAAACGCTCGTTCGCCTGGCACAAGCGACCGGCGTATCGACCGACTACCTGCTAGGGCTTAGTGATAGCGGCCCTGTTGAAATAACGCCGATTGTGAACAGGTTGCTTGAGTTGGAAGGTTTGTCGGCCGATCGGGTCGCATTGATTTCCGATGCCGTTCAAGAAGCTCTACGGATCCTGATAGCGCTTCCAAACGAAGGCGACGCTCTGCTGCGCTCTCGGATGGCGGCGCAAACTGCTTGGCACTCACAAGTCGGGTCAAAGCCAAACTGA
- a CDS encoding S9 family peptidase produces the protein MKALSVASLLAIAVAAAPAVARPLTIADVSMLSRVGSPTVSANGKWLVWAQRETDLAANKGHTNLWKLDLTTRGAQPARLLADPALSESGPQIVGDTVYFSSDRGGEDAIWAVPVSGGTPRRITDFKGGFNGFKVAPTGDRLVIWADRKPGAPSLEPAMVKKDLEAGEARTYDQLFVRHWDTWADGNRSQLFVLPLTAAGAQGNGKAIVGALVGDTPSKPSGGGEEITWSPDGKTVYFAMREAGRIEPLSTNLDIFEAPADGSRAPVNLTAGNKATDNQPVVSPDGRKLAWFAMRRPGYEADRQVLMVRDLASGKVTALTDKWDRSVASIAWAPDSKSLYVTAEDTQEVPLWRIDAQSGQPTRLTQEGSVSSVNVTSGGVIVTMNSLTAPDDFYRIAGKGAPERLTSVNAAKLAGIDMPEVSRFSFKGANNDTVWGYAVKPHDAAGKVPIAFMVHGGPQGSSNNSWSYRWNPAVFAGAGYGLVAVDFHGSTGYGQAFTDAIRNNWGGWPLEDLKKGLAAATAKYGWLDADNACALGASYGGYMMNWIEGQWPDRFKCIVQHDGVFDARAMAYETEELWFDEWEHGGKAYYEDPAAFEKWNPVNYVDKWKTPMLVITGEKDFRIPYTQGLAAFTALQRRDIPSRLVVNPNENHWVLKPRNSRQWYREVLGWMDKWTGKGAQ, from the coding sequence ATGAAAGCGCTTTCCGTTGCGAGTCTGCTCGCCATCGCCGTTGCCGCTGCTCCCGCTGTGGCGCGCCCGCTCACCATCGCCGATGTGTCCATGTTGTCGCGGGTCGGTTCACCCACCGTTTCCGCGAACGGCAAATGGCTGGTCTGGGCACAGCGCGAGACAGACCTTGCCGCGAACAAGGGGCATACCAACCTCTGGAAGCTCGACCTGACGACGCGCGGTGCCCAGCCGGCGCGGCTTCTGGCCGATCCGGCCCTGAGCGAAAGCGGTCCGCAGATCGTTGGCGATACCGTCTATTTCTCGTCCGATCGTGGCGGCGAGGATGCGATCTGGGCGGTGCCCGTTTCGGGCGGGACGCCGCGCCGGATCACCGATTTCAAGGGTGGCTTCAACGGCTTCAAGGTCGCGCCGACGGGTGATCGGCTGGTCATATGGGCTGATCGCAAGCCGGGTGCGCCGTCGCTCGAGCCGGCGATGGTCAAGAAAGATCTGGAGGCCGGGGAAGCGCGGACCTACGATCAATTGTTCGTCCGCCATTGGGATACATGGGCGGACGGCAATCGCTCGCAGCTTTTCGTCCTCCCGCTGACCGCCGCCGGCGCGCAGGGCAACGGCAAGGCGATCGTCGGCGCGCTGGTTGGCGATACGCCCTCCAAACCGTCTGGCGGTGGCGAGGAGATCACCTGGTCGCCCGACGGCAAGACGGTCTATTTCGCGATGCGCGAGGCGGGGCGGATCGAGCCGCTGTCGACCAATCTCGATATCTTCGAAGCACCGGCCGATGGCAGCCGTGCCCCGGTGAATCTGACCGCGGGCAATAAGGCGACCGATAACCAGCCAGTCGTCTCCCCCGATGGCCGCAAGCTTGCGTGGTTCGCGATGCGTCGTCCCGGCTATGAGGCCGATCGGCAGGTATTGATGGTGCGCGATCTGGCGAGTGGCAAGGTGACCGCGCTGACCGACAAATGGGATCGCTCGGTCGCCTCGATCGCATGGGCGCCGGATTCGAAATCGCTCTACGTCACCGCCGAAGATACGCAGGAGGTGCCGCTGTGGCGCATTGATGCGCAGAGCGGCCAGCCTACGCGCCTGACGCAGGAGGGCAGCGTTTCCTCGGTCAACGTAACGTCGGGCGGCGTGATCGTGACGATGAACAGCCTGACCGCGCCGGACGATTTCTATCGCATCGCCGGCAAGGGCGCGCCGGAACGACTCACCTCGGTTAATGCGGCGAAGCTGGCGGGCATCGACATGCCGGAAGTGTCGCGCTTCAGCTTCAAGGGCGCGAACAACGACACGGTTTGGGGTTATGCGGTGAAGCCGCACGACGCCGCAGGCAAGGTGCCGATCGCGTTCATGGTCCATGGCGGGCCGCAAGGGTCGTCGAACAACAGCTGGTCATATCGCTGGAATCCGGCGGTATTCGCAGGCGCGGGCTACGGTCTTGTCGCGGTCGATTTCCATGGGAGCACCGGCTACGGACAGGCCTTCACCGACGCGATCCGCAACAATTGGGGCGGCTGGCCGCTGGAGGATCTGAAAAAGGGCCTCGCGGCCGCCACGGCGAAATATGGCTGGCTCGATGCGGACAACGCCTGTGCGCTGGGCGCGTCCTATGGCGGCTATATGATGAACTGGATCGAGGGGCAGTGGCCCGATCGCTTCAAGTGCATCGTTCAGCATGACGGCGTGTTCGACGCCCGCGCCATGGCCTATGAAACCGAGGAATTGTGGTTCGACGAGTGGGAACACGGCGGCAAGGCCTATTACGAAGACCCCGCCGCGTTCGAGAAGTGGAACCCGGTGAATTACGTCGATAAATGGAAAACGCCGATGCTGGTGATCACCGGCGAGAAGGATTTCCGCATCCCCTATACCCAGGGGCTCGCCGCCTTCACCGCGCTCCAGCGCCGCGACATCCCCTCGCGCTTGGTGGTCAATCCGAACGAGAACCATTGGGTGCTGAAACCGCGCAATTCGCGGCAATGGTATCGCGAGGTGCTCGGCTGGATGGACAAGTGGACGGGGAAGGGCGCGCAGTAA
- a CDS encoding tyrosine-type recombinase/integrase: MTAKKRPRFLPRHVSRFRDRHGKLRYRYRRAGHPGGYFKAELGTDEFRSEYRDFEAQPVVDTGLERRAVPGSVDDLVTRYVAVPDRLGPSTTTQNKVRAIVDKFRDEHGHRFVADFRFDHIDAIIAKKRARSVAANGRPVGGIEAARKLRKELVRLFDHAEKIGMRPDGSNPVRKAEKVRVAAGARSTGFHTWAEEEISQYRASHKLGTNARLAMELMLWTGQRRVDAIRMGPDDIRAGKIALVQTKTGKGLRLTIAPQLLEAIKAIPARAGAAAFLLNHLGRPFSNAGFGNKMREWCDEAGLPQCTAHGLRKAMMRRMAELNLANRTLKSVSGHSQDNEVSVYTEAANQARLADDAIALVAQWETDSLANPDCLTGDEPA, from the coding sequence ATGACCGCAAAAAAACGTCCGCGCTTTCTGCCACGGCACGTCTCACGATTCCGCGATCGGCACGGTAAATTGCGCTACCGCTATCGGCGGGCGGGCCACCCTGGAGGCTATTTCAAAGCCGAGCTAGGCACAGATGAATTCCGCAGCGAGTATCGCGATTTCGAGGCGCAGCCCGTCGTCGATACTGGCCTTGAGCGTCGCGCGGTTCCCGGATCGGTCGATGATCTGGTCACGCGCTATGTCGCAGTGCCTGATCGGCTCGGCCCGAGCACAACGACCCAGAACAAGGTCCGCGCAATCGTCGATAAATTTCGCGATGAGCATGGGCACCGTTTTGTGGCCGACTTCCGCTTCGACCATATCGACGCGATCATCGCCAAAAAGCGCGCGCGGTCAGTGGCTGCGAACGGGCGGCCTGTTGGCGGCATCGAGGCGGCCCGGAAATTGCGTAAGGAACTGGTGCGCCTGTTCGACCACGCGGAGAAAATCGGCATGCGACCTGACGGCAGCAATCCGGTGCGCAAGGCGGAGAAGGTGAGGGTGGCCGCTGGCGCACGCTCGACTGGCTTTCACACGTGGGCGGAAGAGGAAATCAGCCAGTATCGCGCAAGCCATAAGCTCGGCACGAATGCGCGGCTTGCGATGGAGTTGATGCTCTGGACTGGACAGCGTCGTGTCGATGCGATTCGGATGGGCCCCGATGACATCCGGGCTGGCAAGATCGCGCTGGTGCAGACCAAGACTGGGAAGGGCCTGCGCCTTACCATCGCTCCGCAACTCCTTGAGGCGATCAAGGCCATCCCGGCGCGGGCTGGCGCTGCTGCGTTCTTGCTGAATCACCTTGGCCGACCGTTTAGCAATGCTGGGTTCGGCAACAAAATGCGGGAATGGTGCGACGAGGCGGGACTGCCGCAATGCACGGCGCATGGCCTCCGGAAGGCGATGATGCGGCGGATGGCGGAACTGAATTTAGCCAATCGCACTCTGAAATCAGTGTCCGGCCACAGCCAGGACAATGAGGTTTCAGTATACACCGAAGCGGCAAATCAGGCGCGGCTTGCAGACGATGCGATTGCGCTTGTTGCTCAGTGGGAGACGGATTCGTTGGCTAACCCGGATTGTCTAACCGGTGACGAACCAGCCTGA
- a CDS encoding TolC family outer membrane protein — protein sequence MGRYISFVALAAALAAPASAETLRDALAKAYRDNPTITAGRAQQRATDENVPIAKAAGRPSLAATGSVTDNFLRSGNTFTTPERVGQAGVTLNVPLYSGGAVRNSVRAAETRVDAGQAGLRGTEAATFTNVVSAYNNVLRDEAIVSLNAQNVKVLETNLRAARDRFQVGDLTRTDVAQSEARLSVARAQMQGAEANLIASRENYVQLVGEAPGLLELPPPLPNLPSAPDAAVDVALQDNPTLIAARRQSDATRYDVKVAQAGRLPTVGVGVGENYTNYLGSLGAGTNLGVGQTGSSSSIGVNVTLPIFQGGRPAAQIRQAQALRSQAIENTTAAERQVVAQTRSAFAIWRSALEVIQSSEAAVSANRLSLEGVRAENSVGNRTILDILNAEQELLNSQVTLVTARRDAYVAGFALLAAMGRAEARYLGLDGGPLYNSADNYNAVKNRFSDFGSAPSPSAIAPSTAKVPPQNATVTRPLDPELDTPVDRNAPLTTGEHAPNR from the coding sequence TTGGGTCGCTATATTTCCTTCGTCGCGCTCGCCGCAGCGCTTGCGGCGCCCGCTTCGGCGGAAACACTGCGTGACGCGCTGGCGAAGGCCTATCGCGACAACCCGACGATCACCGCCGGCCGTGCGCAGCAGCGCGCGACCGACGAAAACGTGCCGATCGCCAAGGCAGCCGGTCGCCCGAGCCTTGCCGCCACCGGCTCTGTCACCGACAATTTTCTGCGTTCCGGCAATACCTTCACGACGCCGGAACGCGTCGGGCAGGCGGGCGTGACGCTCAACGTCCCGCTTTATTCCGGCGGGGCAGTGCGTAACTCGGTGCGCGCCGCGGAAACGCGGGTGGATGCCGGGCAGGCGGGGTTGCGCGGGACGGAGGCGGCGACCTTCACCAATGTCGTCAGCGCGTACAATAATGTCCTGCGCGACGAAGCGATCGTCAGCCTGAACGCGCAGAACGTGAAGGTGCTTGAAACCAACCTTCGCGCGGCGCGCGATCGTTTTCAAGTCGGCGATCTGACACGCACCGATGTTGCGCAATCCGAGGCGCGGCTCAGCGTTGCGCGGGCGCAGATGCAGGGCGCCGAGGCGAATTTGATCGCCAGCCGCGAGAATTATGTTCAGCTCGTCGGCGAAGCGCCGGGTTTGCTCGAGCTGCCGCCGCCGTTGCCCAACTTGCCCAGCGCGCCGGATGCCGCGGTCGATGTTGCGCTTCAGGACAACCCCACGCTGATCGCGGCGCGGCGCCAGAGCGACGCGACTCGCTATGACGTGAAGGTCGCGCAGGCCGGCCGACTCCCCACCGTCGGCGTTGGCGTCGGCGAGAATTACACCAATTATCTCGGTTCGCTGGGGGCGGGTACCAATCTTGGCGTTGGGCAGACCGGTTCCTCGAGCTCGATCGGTGTCAACGTGACGCTGCCGATCTTCCAGGGGGGGCGCCCGGCCGCGCAGATCCGCCAAGCGCAGGCGTTGCGCTCGCAGGCGATCGAGAACACCACCGCCGCCGAGCGTCAGGTGGTGGCCCAGACCCGTTCCGCCTTTGCGATCTGGCGCTCTGCGCTGGAGGTGATCCAGTCGTCCGAGGCGGCGGTCAGCGCGAATCGCCTGTCTCTGGAGGGCGTGCGCGCCGAGAACAGCGTCGGCAATCGTACGATTCTCGATATTCTCAATGCCGAGCAGGAATTGCTCAACAGCCAGGTGACATTGGTGACCGCGCGTCGCGATGCATATGTCGCGGGCTTCGCGCTGCTCGCGGCGATGGGGCGCGCGGAGGCGCGTTATCTGGGGCTGGACGGTGGACCGCTGTACAATTCGGCGGACAATTACAACGCCGTGAAGAACCGATTCTCCGATTTTGGCAGCGCACCGTCGCCGTCGGCAATTGCGCCGAGCACCGCGAAAGTGCCGCCGCAGAACGCCACGGTGACGCGTCCGCTCGACCCGGAACTCGATACGCCTGTTGACAGGAACGCTCCCTTAACCACAGGTGAGCATGCACCGAACCGCTAA
- a CDS encoding protein-L-isoaspartate O-methyltransferase, with the protein MMVTSSLANEFEAMRTAMVASQLRPNAVSDVRVVTAMASIAREAFVPTEAVSLAYRDTAIPLGGGRAANLPIATGRLLTEAQLQPSDRVLLIGAATGYTATVLARLVTHVTAVESDHDLAARARTALDGVAGVELVEGPMEQGHAAGAPYDVMVVDGAVEELPEALIAQVRTDGRIVAGLIDRGVTRLAAGRRTDGGFGLVGFADIECVVLPGFARRRGFSF; encoded by the coding sequence ATGATGGTGACCTCTTCCTTGGCGAACGAATTCGAGGCGATGCGCACCGCGATGGTGGCAAGTCAGTTGCGCCCGAATGCGGTGAGCGACGTGCGCGTCGTGACCGCGATGGCGAGCATCGCGCGCGAGGCTTTCGTGCCGACGGAAGCGGTGTCGCTCGCCTATCGCGACACGGCGATTCCGCTGGGCGGCGGGCGCGCGGCGAATCTGCCGATCGCAACCGGCCGCCTGCTGACCGAGGCGCAGCTTCAGCCGAGTGATCGCGTGCTGCTGATCGGCGCCGCGACCGGCTACACCGCAACCGTGCTCGCACGGCTCGTGACGCATGTCACCGCGGTGGAGAGCGATCACGATCTCGCCGCTCGCGCGCGCACCGCGCTGGACGGCGTGGCGGGCGTCGAACTGGTCGAAGGGCCGATGGAGCAGGGCCATGCCGCCGGCGCGCCCTATGACGTGATGGTTGTCGATGGCGCGGTCGAGGAGTTGCCGGAGGCGCTCATCGCACAGGTTCGCACGGACGGCCGGATTGTCGCCGGGCTGATCGATCGCGGCGTGACGCGGCTCGCCGCCGGACGCCGCACCGACGGCGGCTTTGGGCTCGTCGGTTTCGCGGACATCGAGTGCGTCGTGTTGCCGGGCTTTGCGCGCCGGCGCGGGTTCAGTTTCTGA
- a CDS encoding YqaJ viral recombinase family protein: MNAPANLTDAAFRASVVGASEVAALFDTNPWLTKFELWHRKRGTIATPAFNEVIDGQPVNERSYWGVKLEASIIEGAKERWGYTDREQVKRLTNGAGLGGHPDRRVVCPERGPGILETKMVDWLERKKWGDEPPLHYLLQNLTYQGLDGVLWGDVIVLVGGNALERHCYDFRPSLYAEIESRVAEFWRSVESGEEPPVDYSRDGKTLVEALGEPTEEIADLRENLDAEQDAIDFMAAKARRDAAEAEMEIAKTRLIERIGTAGKALLPSYRIGANMTKGTPDREAKVGEIIKGRRGYRRFDVREVAA; this comes from the coding sequence ATGAACGCGCCGGCGAACCTCACCGACGCCGCCTTCCGCGCGTCAGTCGTCGGCGCCTCCGAAGTGGCGGCGCTGTTCGACACGAATCCATGGCTGACGAAATTCGAGCTGTGGCACCGCAAGCGCGGCACGATCGCGACGCCGGCCTTCAACGAAGTGATCGACGGCCAGCCGGTCAACGAGCGGTCCTATTGGGGCGTCAAGCTGGAAGCCTCGATCATCGAGGGCGCGAAGGAGCGCTGGGGGTATACTGATCGCGAGCAGGTCAAGCGCCTGACGAACGGCGCTGGACTTGGCGGCCATCCTGATCGCCGGGTGGTCTGCCCCGAGCGCGGCCCCGGCATCCTCGAAACAAAGATGGTTGATTGGCTGGAGCGCAAGAAGTGGGGCGACGAGCCGCCGCTGCACTATCTGCTCCAGAACCTGACGTACCAGGGTCTAGATGGCGTCTTGTGGGGCGACGTGATCGTCCTCGTGGGCGGAAATGCGCTTGAGCGTCACTGCTACGATTTCCGCCCGTCGCTCTATGCCGAGATCGAAAGCCGTGTCGCCGAGTTTTGGCGCTCCGTTGAATCCGGCGAGGAGCCGCCCGTCGATTACAGCCGCGACGGCAAGACGCTTGTGGAAGCGCTGGGCGAACCGACCGAGGAAATCGCCGACCTGCGTGAGAACCTCGATGCCGAACAGGATGCGATTGATTTCATGGCCGCCAAGGCGCGCCGCGATGCCGCCGAAGCCGAGATGGAGATCGCAAAAACCCGGCTGATCGAGCGCATCGGCACGGCCGGGAAGGCGCTGCTGCCGTCGTATCGGATCGGCGCGAACATGACCAAGGGCACGCCGGATCGCGAGGCGAAGGTGGGTGAGATCATCAAGGGGCGGCGGGGATACCGGCGCTTCGATGTTCGCGAGGTCGCGGCATGA
- a CDS encoding 3'-5' exonuclease, with the protein MILFFDTETTGFFNERQPVNHPSQPHIVQLAALLTEDDGTAVMSMSTIIDNGVPIPAQASSVHGITTEIADARGIEPEIAMQMFGHLYRLADTVVAHNIKFDKGVVEAEIFRRHGEVRRLTKSLFCTMEAASPIVNLPPTERMLAAGFDKPKPPKLEECILHFFNEPLDGAHDAMIDVVACQRVFFHLKSLEGAA; encoded by the coding sequence ATGATCTTGTTCTTCGACACCGAAACCACTGGCTTTTTCAACGAACGCCAGCCGGTCAACCATCCTTCGCAGCCTCATATCGTCCAACTGGCGGCACTGCTGACAGAGGATGATGGCACCGCTGTCATGAGCATGTCGACGATCATCGACAACGGCGTGCCGATCCCCGCTCAGGCGTCGAGCGTCCACGGCATCACGACCGAGATTGCAGATGCGCGCGGGATCGAGCCGGAAATCGCGATGCAGATGTTCGGTCATCTCTACCGGCTCGCTGACACGGTCGTCGCTCACAACATCAAGTTCGACAAGGGCGTCGTCGAGGCGGAAATCTTCCGTCGCCATGGCGAGGTGCGCCGCCTGACGAAGTCGCTGTTCTGCACGATGGAGGCAGCCAGCCCGATCGTTAACCTGCCGCCAACCGAGCGGATGCTCGCGGCGGGTTTCGACAAGCCGAAGCCGCCGAAGCTGGAGGAATGCATCCTCCATTTCTTCAACGAGCCTCTCGATGGCGCGCACGACGCGATGATCGACGTCGTCGCGTGCCAGCGCGTTTTCTTCCACCTGAAATCCCTTGAAGGAGCCGCATAA
- a CDS encoding DUF2497 domain-containing protein: MGDASAEPSMEDILSSIKRIIAEEGESAQRTRRASIRPVPTIVPDPPADEPDEVLELSHPMPIAPESPPPAAATSAKPAPETIVSQETAQATRGALDALSRLLVKPEPDSDGTLEGLVREMLRPMLREWLDANLPAIVESIVAREIAKITNAGR, from the coding sequence ATGGGGGACGCTAGCGCCGAACCGTCGATGGAGGACATCCTGTCCTCGATCAAACGGATCATCGCCGAAGAGGGAGAGAGTGCCCAGCGTACGCGCCGCGCATCGATTCGCCCTGTTCCAACGATTGTGCCCGATCCGCCGGCCGACGAGCCGGATGAGGTGCTGGAGCTGAGCCACCCGATGCCGATCGCGCCCGAATCGCCGCCGCCCGCGGCCGCCACATCTGCGAAACCCGCGCCGGAGACGATCGTGTCGCAGGAAACTGCGCAAGCGACTCGTGGTGCGCTCGATGCGCTGTCTCGCCTGCTGGTGAAGCCGGAACCGGATAGCGACGGCACGCTGGAAGGTTTGGTGCGCGAAATGCTGCGGCCGATGTTGCGCGAATGGCTCGATGCGAATCTGCCGGCGATCGTCGAATCGATTGTCGCGCGCGAGATCGCCAAGATCACCAACGCCGGCCGCTGA
- a CDS encoding site-specific DNA-methyltransferase produces the protein MAVEIIPGDCRDVLPTLDAGSVHCCVTSPPYFGLRDYNAANQIGLEQTPNEFIEQMVAVFREVRRVLRDDGTLWLNLGDSYAGSGKGGNPADSRHQKQRTNRGSVAPVGNSARQAAVTNATRNVRSAAIKPKDLIGIPWEVALALRADGWWLRSAIVWAKPNGMPGSQEDRCTSSYEMIFMLSKSSTYWSDFDAIKTPPRESSLIRTAQDVQSQAGSHRANGGAKTNGTMRAVGVLSGSPHGRHSLGDNVPPKERRSDKQRGHSRQHAGFNDRWDAMEKAEQVARPAMMRDVWFVSPASFTGAHYAVMPNEIARRCILAGCPEGGTVLDPFGGAGTTGLVADRLQRNAILTEINPDNVQIARDRIDADRSDMLNAMEAA, from the coding sequence ATGGCCGTCGAGATCATCCCCGGCGATTGCCGCGACGTGCTGCCGACTCTTGATGCTGGCTCGGTTCATTGCTGCGTGACTTCGCCGCCGTACTTTGGCTTGCGAGATTACAACGCCGCCAACCAGATCGGGCTTGAGCAAACCCCGAATGAGTTCATCGAACAGATGGTCGCGGTGTTCCGCGAGGTTCGCCGCGTACTTCGAGACGACGGCACGCTCTGGCTGAACCTTGGCGATAGTTATGCTGGCAGCGGCAAGGGCGGGAATCCTGCCGACAGCCGGCACCAGAAGCAGCGCACAAATCGTGGTAGTGTCGCGCCGGTCGGCAATTCCGCGCGACAGGCAGCAGTCACCAATGCGACGCGCAACGTCCGATCGGCCGCCATCAAGCCCAAAGACCTGATCGGCATCCCGTGGGAGGTGGCTCTTGCCCTGCGTGCCGATGGCTGGTGGCTGCGCAGCGCGATCGTGTGGGCCAAGCCCAACGGGATGCCCGGCAGCCAAGAGGATCGCTGCACCTCGTCCTACGAGATGATCTTCATGTTGTCGAAGTCATCGACCTATTGGAGCGACTTCGACGCGATCAAGACGCCGCCGCGTGAATCTAGCCTGATCCGCACCGCGCAAGATGTCCAGTCGCAGGCTGGTTCGCATCGCGCCAATGGAGGGGCTAAGACGAATGGCACGATGCGCGCCGTTGGCGTCCTATCCGGCTCGCCACACGGCAGGCATTCGCTTGGCGACAATGTGCCACCGAAAGAGCGGCGCTCCGACAAGCAGCGCGGCCATAGCCGTCAACATGCAGGCTTCAACGATCGCTGGGACGCCATGGAAAAGGCGGAGCAGGTGGCCCGGCCGGCGATGATGCGTGACGTTTGGTTCGTCTCACCCGCGTCCTTCACCGGGGCACACTACGCCGTAATGCCAAATGAGATCGCCCGGCGCTGCATTCTGGCCGGATGCCCTGAAGGCGGGACCGTTCTCGATCCATTCGGCGGCGCCGGCACGACCGGGCTGGTCGCGGATCGTCTCCAGCGCAATGCCATCCTGACAGAGATCAATCCCGACAATGTTCAGATCGCCCGCGATCGCATCGATGCGGATCGATCAGATATGCTCAATGCGATGGAGGCGGCATGA
- a CDS encoding DUF5131 family protein — protein sequence MAENTKIEWTDATVNFWWGCTKVGPGCDHCYAETLASRFGTAWGLGSDRRKIKSAVKLLYRLHNGASWWAADHYIGKIVTSPRRRVFIQSMSDLFDTEVPIEWFAEAWSHIHACDRLAIQIVTKRISVIEKRLEAAGDIRWPAHAGLMISVVNQAEADRDIPRLIALKEKLGIPWIGLSMEPLLGAVALRPEWLSALDWVIVGGESGREARPMHPDWARGLRDQCATAGVPFLFKQWGEWEVALDRERDDPDWRANYSNVYVDAGKTRWLNLAGGCGFHGERFHVMRRVGKKAAGRLLDGIQHDGVPA from the coding sequence ATGGCTGAGAACACTAAGATCGAGTGGACCGACGCCACCGTCAATTTCTGGTGGGGCTGTACCAAGGTCGGACCGGGCTGCGATCACTGCTACGCGGAAACGCTGGCAAGCCGCTTCGGCACGGCGTGGGGGCTGGGCAGCGACCGGCGCAAGATCAAGTCGGCGGTGAAGCTGCTCTATCGGCTGCACAATGGCGCGTCGTGGTGGGCGGCCGATCATTATATCGGCAAGATCGTCACGTCTCCGCGCCGCCGCGTGTTTATCCAGAGCATGTCTGACCTGTTCGATACGGAAGTGCCGATCGAATGGTTCGCCGAAGCGTGGTCGCATATCCATGCCTGCGACAGGCTGGCGATCCAGATCGTCACCAAGCGCATTTCGGTCATTGAAAAGCGGTTAGAGGCGGCGGGCGATATTCGCTGGCCAGCGCACGCGGGGTTGATGATCTCGGTGGTCAATCAGGCCGAGGCCGATCGCGATATTCCGCGCCTTATCGCGCTTAAGGAAAAGCTGGGTATCCCGTGGATTGGGTTGTCGATGGAGCCGCTGCTCGGCGCGGTCGCGCTGAGGCCCGAATGGTTGTCCGCGCTGGATTGGGTGATCGTCGGCGGAGAGAGTGGGCGCGAAGCACGCCCGATGCACCCGGATTGGGCGCGCGGGCTGCGCGACCAGTGCGCCACCGCCGGGGTGCCGTTCCTGTTCAAGCAATGGGGTGAATGGGAGGTTGCGCTCGATCGCGAGCGGGACGATCCCGATTGGCGCGCAAACTACAGCAACGTCTATGTCGACGCGGGCAAGACACGCTGGCTGAACCTCGCCGGGGGCTGCGGCTTCCACGGGGAGCGTTTCCACGTCATGCGTCGTGTCGGCAAGAAGGCCGCCGGCCGCCTGCTCGATGGCATCCAGCATGACGGGGTGCCGGCATGA